Proteins from a genomic interval of Rosa chinensis cultivar Old Blush chromosome 2, RchiOBHm-V2, whole genome shotgun sequence:
- the LOC112187898 gene encoding uncharacterized protein LOC112187898 isoform X1 → MDFISDFVLTIALCFLVPFLLCFLLPVIVAVCPSRDDHVGKRRVLYECKPKTHEWESEVGSGFVEKAVEGDEFLGEPKKESLVLEEFVDEGLDENEVLRGDGVGCWKEKSVEEERFDGLCECECVENVFDESSERCEFGGVEFDLGKNEVGVVCFGEKNVEEEDFDGHGGVENLFDESCERREFGLGRNEVGVVCLPEKNVEEEHFDGRVGVCGYVDYLVDESSERHENENGGLEFDLDQAGVVTLPEKNVEQESCDGDGGVCRCGENLVDESSERHEFGEIESDLARNEVRVVCLLEKYVEEECSAGDVGICGCVENSVGASSEKHGFGEIEFGLARIQVGLPESEEINVSKCDGNDGTDEAKNNVVDGEVNEGFFSEDNDWEAIERTELERLFGAAVVFVGSKSNADRVSSLGSDVKMRLDGLHKIATRGPCLERQPMAFKVSARAKWNAWQQLGNMSAEVAMEQYITLLSESVPGWMQDVHGDFANPQVYETVTADLNMLIQNQSEAAGVREEEELKPDAKGLDEIGVGGRNLLSKVSIQLVVYVSFPIVNYFVFCYMENLGWQILVLLFRNW, encoded by the exons ATGGACTTTATTTCAGATTTTGTATTGACGATTGCTCTGTGTTTCCTGGTACCTTTCTTGCTTTGCTTCCTTTTGCCTGTGATTGTTGCTGTGTGTCCGAGCAGGGATGACCATGTGGGAAAAAGACGGGTTCTTTATGAGTGCAAGCCCAAAACTCATGAGTGGGAGAGTGAGGTAGGTAGTGGGTTTGTTGAGAAAGCTGTGGAAGGTGATGAGTTTTTGGGTGAGCCCAAGAAGGAAAGTTTGGTTCTTGAGGAGTTTGTGGATGAGGGTTTGGATGAAAATGAAGTTTTGAGAGGTGATGGAGTTGGTTGTTGGAAGGAGAAGAGTGTTGAGGAAGAAAGGTTTGATGGTTTGTGTGAGTGTGAATGTGTAGAGAACGTTTTTGATGAAAGTTCAGAGAGGTGTGAATTTGGGGGAGTTGAGTTTGATTTGGGGAAAAATGAAGTGGGGGTCGTTTGTTTTGGGGAGAAgaatgttgaagaagaagactttGATGGACATGGTGGTGTAGAGAACTTGTTTGATGAAAGTTGTGAGAGGCGTGAGTTTGGTTTGGGGAGAAATGAAGTGGGGGTTGTTTGTTTGCCGGAGAAGAATGTTGAAGAAGAACACTTTGATGGGCGTGTTGGGGTATGTGGGTATGTAGATTACTTGGTTGATGAAAGTTCTGAGAggcatgaaaatgaaaatggcggGCTTGAGTTTGATTTGGACCAAGCAGGAGTTGTTACTTTGCCTGAGAAGAATGTTGAACAAGAAAGCTGTGATGGGGATGGTGGTGTGTGTCGGTGTGGAGAGAACTTGGTTGATGAAAGTTCCGAGAGGcatgaatttggagaaattgAGTCTGATTTGGCAAGAAATGAAGTGCGGGTTGTTTGTTTGCTGGAGAAGTATGTTGAGGAAGAATGCTCTGCTGGGGATGTTGGTATATGTGGCTGCGTGGAGAACTCGGTTGGTGCAAGTTCCGAGAAGCATGGATTTGGCGAAATTGAGTTTGGTTTGGCAAGAATCCAAGTGGGACTTCCGGAAAGTGAAGAGATCAACGTGTCAAAGTGTGATGGAAATGATGGAACTGATGAAGCCAAGAACAATGTAGTTGATGGTGAAGTTAATGAGGGGTTCTTCAGTGAGGATAATGATTGGGAGGCTATAGAAAGAACTGAATTGGAGAGGCTCTTTGGTGCTGCAGTGGTGTTTGTCGGGTCTAAGAGTAATGCTGATAGAGTTTCAAGTCTTGGGAGTGATGTGAAGATGAGGTTGGATGGGCTTCACAAGATTGCTACTCGAGGACCTTGCTTGGAACGCCAGCCTATGGCATTCAAGGTCTCGGCAAGAGCAAAATG GAATGCTTGGCAGCAGCTTGGCAACATGAGTGCAGAGGTAGCAATGGAGCAGTACATCACCCTTCTTTCAGAAAGTGTTCCTGGGTGGATGCAAGATGTCCATGGT GACTTTGCAAATCCCCAAGTATATGAGACGGTAACTGCTGATCTGAACATGTTGATTCAAAACCAATCAGAAGCTGCAGGTGTAAG agaagaagaagaactaaagCCTGATGCTAAAGGTTTAGATGAGATTGGGGTGGGGGGTCGTAACTTGTTGAGCAAGGTATCCATTCAGTTAGTGGTGTATGTAAGTTTTCCTATAGTTAATTACTTTGTGTTCTGCTACATGGAAAATTTGGGTTGGCAAATATTGGTTCTGTTATTCCGTAACTGGTAA
- the LOC112187898 gene encoding uncharacterized protein LOC112187898 isoform X2, giving the protein MDFISDFVLTIALCFLVPFLLCFLLPVIVAVCPSRDDHVGKRRVLYECKPKTHEWESEVGSGFVEKAVEGDEFLGEPKKESLVLEEFVDEGLDENEVLRGDGVGCWKEKSVEEERFDGLCECECVENVFDESSERCEFGGVEFDLGKNEVGVVCFGEKNVEEEDFDGHGGVENLFDESCERREFGLGRNEVGVVCLPEKNVEEEHFDGRVGVCGYVDYLVDESSERHENENGGLEFDLDQAGVVTLPEKNVEQESCDGDGGVCRCGENLVDESSERHEFGEIESDLARNEVRVVCLLEKYVEEECSAGDVGICGCVENSVGASSEKHGFGEIEFGLARIQVGLPESEEINVSKCDGNDGTDEAKNNVVDGEVNEGFFSEDNDWEAIERTELERLFGAAVVFVGSKSNADRVSSLGSDVKMRLDGLHKIATRGPCLERQPMAFKVSARAKWNAWQQLGNMSAEVAMEQYITLLSESVPGWMQDVHGDFANPQVYETVTADLNMLIQNQSEAAGVREEEELKPDAKGLDEIGVGGRNLLSKVSIQLVVYVFANCS; this is encoded by the exons ATGGACTTTATTTCAGATTTTGTATTGACGATTGCTCTGTGTTTCCTGGTACCTTTCTTGCTTTGCTTCCTTTTGCCTGTGATTGTTGCTGTGTGTCCGAGCAGGGATGACCATGTGGGAAAAAGACGGGTTCTTTATGAGTGCAAGCCCAAAACTCATGAGTGGGAGAGTGAGGTAGGTAGTGGGTTTGTTGAGAAAGCTGTGGAAGGTGATGAGTTTTTGGGTGAGCCCAAGAAGGAAAGTTTGGTTCTTGAGGAGTTTGTGGATGAGGGTTTGGATGAAAATGAAGTTTTGAGAGGTGATGGAGTTGGTTGTTGGAAGGAGAAGAGTGTTGAGGAAGAAAGGTTTGATGGTTTGTGTGAGTGTGAATGTGTAGAGAACGTTTTTGATGAAAGTTCAGAGAGGTGTGAATTTGGGGGAGTTGAGTTTGATTTGGGGAAAAATGAAGTGGGGGTCGTTTGTTTTGGGGAGAAgaatgttgaagaagaagactttGATGGACATGGTGGTGTAGAGAACTTGTTTGATGAAAGTTGTGAGAGGCGTGAGTTTGGTTTGGGGAGAAATGAAGTGGGGGTTGTTTGTTTGCCGGAGAAGAATGTTGAAGAAGAACACTTTGATGGGCGTGTTGGGGTATGTGGGTATGTAGATTACTTGGTTGATGAAAGTTCTGAGAggcatgaaaatgaaaatggcggGCTTGAGTTTGATTTGGACCAAGCAGGAGTTGTTACTTTGCCTGAGAAGAATGTTGAACAAGAAAGCTGTGATGGGGATGGTGGTGTGTGTCGGTGTGGAGAGAACTTGGTTGATGAAAGTTCCGAGAGGcatgaatttggagaaattgAGTCTGATTTGGCAAGAAATGAAGTGCGGGTTGTTTGTTTGCTGGAGAAGTATGTTGAGGAAGAATGCTCTGCTGGGGATGTTGGTATATGTGGCTGCGTGGAGAACTCGGTTGGTGCAAGTTCCGAGAAGCATGGATTTGGCGAAATTGAGTTTGGTTTGGCAAGAATCCAAGTGGGACTTCCGGAAAGTGAAGAGATCAACGTGTCAAAGTGTGATGGAAATGATGGAACTGATGAAGCCAAGAACAATGTAGTTGATGGTGAAGTTAATGAGGGGTTCTTCAGTGAGGATAATGATTGGGAGGCTATAGAAAGAACTGAATTGGAGAGGCTCTTTGGTGCTGCAGTGGTGTTTGTCGGGTCTAAGAGTAATGCTGATAGAGTTTCAAGTCTTGGGAGTGATGTGAAGATGAGGTTGGATGGGCTTCACAAGATTGCTACTCGAGGACCTTGCTTGGAACGCCAGCCTATGGCATTCAAGGTCTCGGCAAGAGCAAAATG GAATGCTTGGCAGCAGCTTGGCAACATGAGTGCAGAGGTAGCAATGGAGCAGTACATCACCCTTCTTTCAGAAAGTGTTCCTGGGTGGATGCAAGATGTCCATGGT GACTTTGCAAATCCCCAAGTATATGAGACGGTAACTGCTGATCTGAACATGTTGATTCAAAACCAATCAGAAGCTGCAGGTGTAAG agaagaagaagaactaaagCCTGATGCTAAAGGTTTAGATGAGATTGGGGTGGGGGGTCGTAACTTGTTGAGCAAGGTATCCATTCAGTTAGTGGTGTAT GTTTTTGCCAATTGTTCATAA
- the LOC112187898 gene encoding uncharacterized protein LOC112187898 isoform X3 produces the protein MDFISDFVLTIALCFLVPFLLCFLLPVIVAVCPSRDDHVGKRRVLYECKPKTHEWESEVGSGFVEKAVEGDEFLGEPKKESLVLEEFVDEGLDENEVLRGDGVGCWKEKSVEEERFDGLCECECVENVFDESSERCEFGGVEFDLGKNEVGVVCFGEKNVEEEDFDGHGGVENLFDESCERREFGLGRNEVGVVCLPEKNVEEEHFDGRVGVCGYVDYLVDESSERHENENGGLEFDLDQAGVVTLPEKNVEQESCDGDGGVCRCGENLVDESSERHEFGEIESDLARNEVRVVCLLEKYVEEECSAGDVGICGCVENSVGASSEKHGFGEIEFGLARIQVGLPESEEINVSKCDGNDGTDEAKNNVVDGEVNEGFFSEDNDWEAIERTELERLFGAAVVFVGSKSNADRVSSLGSDVKMRLDGLHKIATRGPCLERQPMAFKVSARAKWNAWQQLGNMSAEVAMEQYITLLSESVPGWMQDVHGDFANPQVYETVTADLNMLIQNQSEAAGVREEEELKPDAKGLDEIGVGGRNLLSKVFANCS, from the exons ATGGACTTTATTTCAGATTTTGTATTGACGATTGCTCTGTGTTTCCTGGTACCTTTCTTGCTTTGCTTCCTTTTGCCTGTGATTGTTGCTGTGTGTCCGAGCAGGGATGACCATGTGGGAAAAAGACGGGTTCTTTATGAGTGCAAGCCCAAAACTCATGAGTGGGAGAGTGAGGTAGGTAGTGGGTTTGTTGAGAAAGCTGTGGAAGGTGATGAGTTTTTGGGTGAGCCCAAGAAGGAAAGTTTGGTTCTTGAGGAGTTTGTGGATGAGGGTTTGGATGAAAATGAAGTTTTGAGAGGTGATGGAGTTGGTTGTTGGAAGGAGAAGAGTGTTGAGGAAGAAAGGTTTGATGGTTTGTGTGAGTGTGAATGTGTAGAGAACGTTTTTGATGAAAGTTCAGAGAGGTGTGAATTTGGGGGAGTTGAGTTTGATTTGGGGAAAAATGAAGTGGGGGTCGTTTGTTTTGGGGAGAAgaatgttgaagaagaagactttGATGGACATGGTGGTGTAGAGAACTTGTTTGATGAAAGTTGTGAGAGGCGTGAGTTTGGTTTGGGGAGAAATGAAGTGGGGGTTGTTTGTTTGCCGGAGAAGAATGTTGAAGAAGAACACTTTGATGGGCGTGTTGGGGTATGTGGGTATGTAGATTACTTGGTTGATGAAAGTTCTGAGAggcatgaaaatgaaaatggcggGCTTGAGTTTGATTTGGACCAAGCAGGAGTTGTTACTTTGCCTGAGAAGAATGTTGAACAAGAAAGCTGTGATGGGGATGGTGGTGTGTGTCGGTGTGGAGAGAACTTGGTTGATGAAAGTTCCGAGAGGcatgaatttggagaaattgAGTCTGATTTGGCAAGAAATGAAGTGCGGGTTGTTTGTTTGCTGGAGAAGTATGTTGAGGAAGAATGCTCTGCTGGGGATGTTGGTATATGTGGCTGCGTGGAGAACTCGGTTGGTGCAAGTTCCGAGAAGCATGGATTTGGCGAAATTGAGTTTGGTTTGGCAAGAATCCAAGTGGGACTTCCGGAAAGTGAAGAGATCAACGTGTCAAAGTGTGATGGAAATGATGGAACTGATGAAGCCAAGAACAATGTAGTTGATGGTGAAGTTAATGAGGGGTTCTTCAGTGAGGATAATGATTGGGAGGCTATAGAAAGAACTGAATTGGAGAGGCTCTTTGGTGCTGCAGTGGTGTTTGTCGGGTCTAAGAGTAATGCTGATAGAGTTTCAAGTCTTGGGAGTGATGTGAAGATGAGGTTGGATGGGCTTCACAAGATTGCTACTCGAGGACCTTGCTTGGAACGCCAGCCTATGGCATTCAAGGTCTCGGCAAGAGCAAAATG GAATGCTTGGCAGCAGCTTGGCAACATGAGTGCAGAGGTAGCAATGGAGCAGTACATCACCCTTCTTTCAGAAAGTGTTCCTGGGTGGATGCAAGATGTCCATGGT GACTTTGCAAATCCCCAAGTATATGAGACGGTAACTGCTGATCTGAACATGTTGATTCAAAACCAATCAGAAGCTGCAGGTGTAAG agaagaagaagaactaaagCCTGATGCTAAAGGTTTAGATGAGATTGGGGTGGGGGGTCGTAACTTGTTGAGCAAG GTTTTTGCCAATTGTTCATAA